A stretch of DNA from Ranitomeya variabilis isolate aRanVar5 chromosome 1, aRanVar5.hap1, whole genome shotgun sequence:
TTTGGCACACAAATGTGCGCTCGTATTGTAGGcatgtccccatattgtaggcATGTCCCCATCCGGGTCCCCATATTGTAGGCATGTCCCCATCCGGGTCCCCATTGTAGGCATGTCCCCATCCGGGTCCCCATATTGTAggcatgtccccatccaggtcctcatattgtaggcatgtccccatccaggtcctcatattgtaggcatgtccccatccaggtcctcatattgtagtcatgtacccatatccaggtccttatattgtagttatgtccccatattgtaggcatgttcccatccaggtccccatattgcacatatgtccccatccaggatatgcatggcctcctcatccccatcctggtatgcatggccccctcagagtacaatgcagcgccccccccccccccacagtataacacagcttcacacacacagtataatgcagtctcccccaaccacacacagtataacgaaGCCACCCCCCACCACGTACAGTATAACGCAACCCCACACAGCCACACTCTAATGCAGCCCCTACCACACACGCAGTCCcccccacacacgcacacacgTGTAGCCCCCCCCTGCACACACACACTCTGCTGGCTCAGCGTGGCGCACAATGAAGTGATGTCATCTGTCTCCTCCATCACTGATTTCAACTGTATCTGCGTctgtgatgccgataagttgaatgtgaGGGGGAGGGTCGGCACAACGGTGGTACCCATAGccgcgtggtgtgccgctattagcacacaccactggctgggggcccttgagagagtgggggccctaggcagctgccttgtctgcctgcccctaatgctggccctgCCTGCAGGCTGCATGAAACAGCCTCTCAGGCACAGCAtatttgagacccctgctctaagaactacagggtgggacatttatatggatacacttgggtgggccatgtatatggatagacctaaataaaatgggaatgattggtgatatcaacttcctgtttgtggcacattggtatatgggagggggaaaacttttcaagatgagtggtgaccatggcggccaacttcggccattttggatctaactttataaatggcccacccaggtgtatccatataaatggcccaccctgtatttgctGTTCATACATTcaggcttttgagcatcttttaGCAGCTTCAGTTTTCCAAAGACACCAAGTGGTTAAAATAAATGATCCGACCGTTCTCCAGGCATTTTCCAGTATGAAGACCCTCTATACTTTACAATACATGTCAATGGGGAGGCTCACAAGATGCCTTTGAGCATTTTGCCAGTGTTTTTGCTTCAAATCCGGTAAAAAAAATACAACACAAAAAAGCTGAAAAACATTAAAGAAAAGAAAATTCTTCATGATTACAGGAAACATTACTTTTCTATGGCTTTTTGTAGAGTCTTCTTCCTTAAACTTGCTGGGTTCGCTTCTcttaaaaaataaattgtgcgCATTTGTTATTATTGGCCCCTGTAAACGTGCCAGCAGTCACGCAATGTGCCCATGTAAACGGGGGACCAGCAATCACCCAATCTGATTGCTGGTTCTGGATTTTTCCTCCAGCCATGGAGCAGCGGTAGCTGCCTATTTAAACCTTCACTCACACAAGCGTATAACATGGCCGTGTTCTATGTGATGTTTATCGGATAgccctcggcccaatgttatactatggggcagagcagatctgtgatgtatataggatagcacttggcccaatgttatactatggggcagtgcagatctgtgatgtttataGGATAGCACtttgcccaatgttatactatggggcagagcagatctgtgatgtttatcgGATAgccctcggcccaatgttatactatggggcagagcagatctgtgatgtatataggatagcacttggcccaatgttatactatggggcagagcagatctgtgatgtattTAGAATAGCccttggcccaatgttatactatggggcagtgcagatctgtgatgtatataggatagcactcggcccaatgttatactatggggcagtgcagatctgtgatgtttataGGATAGCACtttgcccaatgttatactatggggcagagcagatctgtgatgtttataggatagcactcggcccaatgttatactatggggcagagcagatctgtgatgtatttagaatagcactcggcccaatgttatactatggggcagtgcagatctgcgactTTGTTTTCTTTTGCCGATTCagcatgaggaaaaaaaaaataaaaaatcgcagcatgctgtgagtggctcCATAGTTCGGAACACGTGCAGccatacacacacacccacagacTTGTAACATTAGATTGCACCCCTATGACCTCAGAGTGTAGCCCGACATCTGTGGACTCAGACAGTGGAGTCTTGCCCGCACCTGTGCTCCGATTCTGTCATATGAAAGGTTCTGACAGAGTTGGAGCCAAGTGTTATTGATTGAGCTGATTTTCTTGCATCAGAGAATCATCACTCGTAAGCAGAACTATTTTTTATATTGTCTCCTATGTTCAGGTATTGTGTGCTTCTCCCTTCAGTCACGGTTTCCTTAATGCTTTCCATGATTGTCTATGTGCTCTCTGCAGGGGCTGCTTTTCGCAGCACATTGAGTCTTTGCTCTGCTGATTCTGGAGAACAGCATTCATCCCTCACCACATTGCTGAGCTTTGTCCCTGCATTCTGGTGTGATGAAAAATTCTGAGCCTGAGTGTCAAACTTCTAGTCTCTAGTCTAATTGCTGATAGCTGACCTGTAAATGCTGGTGATGTCACCCGTTCAGCCAGTCCTAATGGTGTCATCCCTATATGCTGGAAGTGGCTGCATCTTACAGAGGGTCCTTCACCCCTAGAACTCCATTTATACTAAACAGATTGGCATATGGGGGATCTAACACTGCATGGATACACCGGCAGTTATCAACACCAGGTCACAACACTAATGTGCTGCAGCATACAGCAGCCCCCCATGATAAAGCTGGGGGGGCAGCAACAGTACTAAATACTCACTCCATCATTAATGGTGGGGTGTCCGGGAGAGTAATACAATCTCTATATACACATCAGGATAGTTAATAGATGGCAAAATAAAGGAGCactcttatttttaacattttggaAGTGATAGACTTTAATGGAAAAGCTCCATATACAATTGTAAGGGGTCATGTAAAAGATATATATTTGTCCTGTAGTGATCAATTCTTTTTATGAAGGAACAGTAATTCTGGGCAGTTGTCCTGATGTATGCGGGATAGGAGCGTTGCCGTCACGTCGCTCCTGTGCTGATTATTGGACTGTGAGGTTGAGGAGTGAAATGATTTCTCATCTCGGCGAGTCACTGATTTGCTTCCTTAGAGTAAGAACTGCAGGTCTTGTACCAGGGACACCGGGGGCAGCAGGAATTGGGCTGTATTCACATGGATGCAGAATACACAAGTGTGAATAAGGGACTATGGGAATAATTGTGTTGTGGAAAAACATGTGGTCTGCCATGAAAAAGCCACAACGGTGCAAGTGACAGACGTCAGCGGAGGATGTTGGGGACAGTTCTTCAGCTTCTCCTTGTTTTGTATAGATTAGAGACTTGCGCAGCAGAAGTGTACAGCGCTGGGCAGATTATATGCAGAGGATGAGTTTTCATAATATGTTATCCACAGGGGATTTTCCACCCGATGTGCACTTCCGTCACCGTGAGCAGTTCGTGTCCAGCGCTGACTTTGCCTCTTGCGTTCCATATATTTCTACTTTCCTTATCACCGCACGTATCTGTTGTGTACACGGCAGTCTGAGCAGGTTACAATCAGGGTTTCATCGGAGGCCAAGTGAAACACAGGTGAAGCCGTATAACCGCAGGAATATTAACACCCCATAATTCCTATTCCTGTTGGAGATGCCCCTTCCCAAGCATGATGGCATCAACACAGCATTAAACCATCTGAGGTGTTTTACTGGTGGTCCTGTGTTTTCTTTTTCCTCCCCGTCTCCTACCAGAAATGCATCTGGTTTAAGTTTCTTGGTGCTACCCCAGAAGGAGTCGCCCACACTGTAGGTCTGTTTGTTGTATGAAGCCATGTTAATGACCCCCCCCCCAACTCGGCCGTGCCAAGATGTTAGCAATCACCGCAGAACCAGTAGTAATGGGCTTGTAATCAGTTGTGTATCAGATGCTTTTCCCCAGAAGCTGATTGTGATTTAAACCTGAACCATATTTGTGCCTGGACACGGAGGAGCGGCCTGGGAATCGCATCCATCTGGACGGCCCCAGGAACATGAATTAGCATGTCATTTATATATTTACCAGCTAAAACAATGTTCTCCTTTGTTCTAGGTATCTAAACCATGTTCGGGCTGCTTCCCCACAGGATCTCGCCGGAGGCTACACTTCCTCCCTCGCCTGCCATCGGGCGTTGCAGGACGCCTTCAGTGGGCTGTTCTGGCTGCCACGTTAGCACCTACCAAGCCAATCTGCTACAATTACTGCCATCTGCACCATACCTGGGCTGCTGGGCACCTTAATAAAGACAGCTGTGTTTCAGGACtaatgtttttgtgtgtttttttttcgctCTTATGGCAAAGCCCAGAGCAACTGAAACAACAAGTCCCGTCTGAGGGAAGCAATGAATAATTCCATTTATATCAGGGATTTCTCTTAAGAAGTTGTaaattttctgttttatttttaaataaagccGAGTTTTATTAGTTTTGTGGTTTTCCGTTTTGTACGAGGATTTTTACTTTTAAATAAATATTGCTGTGGAATTATTCACAGACTGTGGAGCTGTGTGTAAACATGGAGGGGCACATGAATGAAAAGGGGGTTTTAGCTGTCAGGTTTACATCTGTGTCTCTCATCCGAATGCAACGGTTTGTAACCTGTGGTTCCACAGATAGTGCTAAATACAACACTACACTACATCTCTATAGTAGAGATGGTGGACCAGGACAGAAATACTCGGCGTTTGTACTGGACAGTCAATGATCAGGCTTGAACGCCGAACACAAACTTTCTGCTGAAGTTCGGAGTAAGTCTGGAGAGAACGATAATTTTTCCATTCTTCAATCCATTATTTTTCAATGGGATTcgtgttctggtaccagaacccaaacttcaacCAGTCTGCCAATCCCTAATTTTGTAGTTATGCAAACGCTATTTGAACCACAGGATAAACCCACTGCATTAAGGTCTGTATCACTGTGCACAGATAGGAGgatttgtcttatattctatggaggctaaAATTGGAGAAGGTGCAAATCAATTCGCAGGACTCGGTACAGTAATCAGTGGTCTCAGACTGGGAGCCCTATGGACCACCTCCTACCTGCCAGAGAAAGGTGTCATAGGTGCACCGGATGCCATCAGGTAAGAGGTGGTTTTCAGGGCTCTTGACCAGTGGCCACAGCACAGGGTCATAGGAATTAATTTGTGCCAACTCTAGTGAAAATACATAGGTAAAGCTCATACAGGTAGAACATTAACTGATAAAAATGACTAGTCACTATGACTAGTCACTTGTGGAGCTCCCGCTTAGGCACTTTGAGACTGAACATTACCCCCTTTAATAACATCCCTCTTCTGCCAGGCAATAAATTAATGGCCAAACAGTGGGAAAATTGACAAGCAAGGGTTTGTACCAATATGTGGAACGCCCATTGACATGAACAAAGAAGGCCACGCAACCGTGGCTGAGGGGAAGAAAGTCTATTCGCAAATAGTGGCAAGGCCCACATCAATCAGACATGTATGCCACAAATGGGCACAAGATACGAAGGTACTGTACCTAAAAGGTACAGTATGACATTTACCACTGATGTAAATAGTATTTGGATAGTCATTATTTTATTAAAAGGTAGCATCAGAATTGAATAAAGTAACTTTGGCCCCTGGGCTTGGACTcatctgaaaattaaaaaaaattaacaaaacctTCCATGAGCTGAATCTATACTTTAGCCTCATTGTCCACACCTTCGTCTGCCTCTGTTCGGAGACGTTTTGGGACCGGTTCTCCTGGAAACAAAATAAAACAGCAGCATTAAGTCTAAAACATATTTAAGCATTTGCAGAATTATTGTAGGAGGGCTGAGACACTCGGGCTGGAATCTGAGTATGACACAAGGATGGGTGCGGGCCAGAACGCTGCAGCTTGTGGCAGTTTTAGGGTTCGTTCCCATGGATTGGATACACAGAAgattttggagatggaaaattaTCTGCTTAATACCATAACAGCATTGTCAAAGAGACTTAAAATAACATAAGAATCTCCAGCAAAAATTGATCCACACGGCTGATACTAAAATCTTTAACTTGTCACTCATGCCTTGCAATACAAGGCATGAAATGTAGAGCAAATCTGGTACAAAATCTATAATATTTTCTGCTGCTGTAGATAAGTCCTGTGGGAACATACCCACAAAGGTGGAGTAGTCTAAAAGTCACTCATTTTATGGGCAAAGTGGCACATGCATACTAATTCTAATAATCAGTACGTTTCTATAGGGAAATCTGTGCCTCCCTACCGGTATCATCATTGTATGGCTGCTGGTAACGCTTCTGTAATactggggactagtgatgagcgatcgtgctcggataaggtgttatctggtcATGCTTGTACACTACCagggtgtcttcggtgtgctcaaaaaatatgtttgagtccccgccactgtgcgacagccgcaacacatgcagggatggtcTAACAAAcggggtaatccctgcatgtgttgccgctgtcaaacagctgcgaggactcgaacatatttttcaagcttgCTGAAGACACTACTGGTACTATACTAGATTTTGTACAGAGCCAGGATACAGCCATGTGTATGGAGATGAAAACCAGTTCACACTTCTATATCAAAGTCTTACATCTTGGCAATATTAGCATTTTAAACAAGAACCACTACAGCCCGCAGCTAAAACTTACTACAACTCACCTTCATTATTCATTTGGCTTCCAAAAAGAACCTCAGCAGGCAACTGAAAACTGATGCACATCATCTCCTTGTTTGGTGCAACCTTCCTtacaagatggatggagctaaccaCCACGGTGGCTCCTAACATCTCCTCCACCCGGTCTTTTACTTCTTTCTCTGGGTTGTCGTCTTTGGAGAAGCCATAGCAGTGCACAGTCGGTAGAAGGACCTCGTTGTGCGGCTGCTCGGAGAGGAGATGTCTGAAGGCATCGAGGAATTCTAGAGCCAATGCTGGCAAGTTCATCACAATGTGAAGCATCTTTTTCCCATCTGGAGAGGACTTTATTTGCTTTGATAGCTCATCCTTAACCACTGTCCTGATAAACTCCCGGCCATCAGTGTTGAAGGCCTGAACCTTTCTATCCACTTTATTCAGTTTGCAGTTATGGACGAGCCATCTGTACGATTCTGGATTTAAATCGTTGGCGTAAACCATGCAACTTTTCTTAGCAGCAGGAATCGCGAATGGTCCCACTCCAGCAAACACATCAAACACCACATCCCCACTCTTCAGGAACCCGGTAATCCTGTCATGTTCTGTAGAGAGTCGTGGGttccagtagactttggaaaaatcaaaCTCATACGTGAAGCTGTTCTCTTTCACCTGGAATAAGAAGACGACAAACTAAGCAACTGGACACAAGACGGCCACTGAGTCCTTAATGTAGTGGGCTCTAGTTGCCAGAGACCTGACACCGTACCACCTCCTGCCATATAACTGTGTGCTTTCAGCAGCACATAGGAGCCTTGCCCATCATTCATCAAGTACACAGAACCTACATATGTCCCATAAATactgatgagcaagcgtgctcggaTATTGTGTTATGCGAACATGCTCACGTGTCATCCGAGTATCTCGGGCGTGCGCGATTAATACGTTCaaatccccgcggctgcatgtcgacagccacaacacatgcagggattgtttgttaagcaatccttgcatgtgttacaAATGTCGAACAGCCTCAAGACATGcaaccgcggggactcgaacacgcCCGAAAAACTCATAACACAATATCCGAGCGTGCTCGCTAATCACTACCTATAAACCATTGCTGGGTGATCAGCAATCAAGCCTTGTTCAGATGTCCACTTTCTATTGGTatgaatgaaaataaataaatacaaaagttTGATACCCCATTGTGAAGGTGGTATTCTCTAAATCCATTGCCTCTATGGGAGGATATCGCCATAATATAGTGCTATCATACGGAGTCCAGGCTGCAGGACGGAGATAACAGGCTTCCATTTACCCTGTGCATAATGGCTCTTAATGCATGTAATGAATATGCACGGTAAGGGGATTcggatggctttttttttttttttttttttccttcaatgtACTTCTTAAAACCAAACGTTGCACTAATTCACACCTAAGAGATGTGCAGTTTGGGGGAGAAGTATAACACTTGGCACCCATTACATCAACATTGTAAAATAATCAATAAGACCAATATCCTCCTACTCCCATTAAAGCCAAATCTGAACACTTGGGCTGCCGACACTCAGATGAAGGAGTCAGACCTAAGTATGGACCACAACCCGGCAGCGGGTCTCTGGCTCCAAACGTGACAGCCTCATGCATGCTATTGAGTTCAGGGGACCCTCAGCCGGTCTGTGCATCACCACCTGCAACACATGTTGTGTGACACTGGCCAAAATTAAGACTTAATTCACAGCAATATTACATGGCAAACATGAAATCAAATCCtgtttaaaaagaaaaatcaggAAATCCTCCCCAAACCTTTCTTACTCTGCAGTGACTGCGCGGAGACTAGAAGTGACCTCACAATCGCCGGTTGCATGTGTGACAAATATTGAGGTTCAGGTAACTGGAGGAGTGTGACGATCTCAGGAGGTCACGTACCTTCGTCATCATGTTTTCCTCTCCAGCCAACACTTCCATCTGGAAGTTCCTATATGTGGAGTCAATGGTGTTGGTTTTATTGACAACAGAGGTAATTCCCGGATTTTTATCCAATATCACCTGACCTGACCGAACGGGGAAAGAGACATTTTGGTCACTGAATCTTTGCGATTCTTATTGCATCTAAAGTATGTTACAGAGGTACGGCCAGTCTCACAAAAGCAGTTTATTTACAGCCAAGGATGGATTCGGATCAGGAAAGGTCCCTAGAACTAATGAGCGAACATGCTTAAATAAGGTCTTATTCCAAGCACGCTCGTGTTCTAATCGAGTATTTTCGgcgtactcaaaaaaaaaaaaaaaaaagcgcttcagtcccagcggctgcatgtttcgcagctgttcaacagccccaacacatgctgtgatttcctgtttgttagtcagtccatgcatgtgttatggctgttgaacagccgcaagacatgagGCGCAGCGACTCAAGCGCACCAAAAATACTTGATTAGGACACGAGtttgctctgataacaccttatccgagcatgctcgctcatcactagtccctagtTTTGCTGTCTTTTGGAGGAAAAGTGATCACTATGTTCCCATGTACCAAAAAAAGTAGCAGATTTATCACTGCATATTCCCttgcagaaaatctgctgcattttacagtgccagcaaagagTGTGACATTTTAAGAAATCTCATGCGTACGCTGCAAAAAAAACTGTAGCATTAATTGACAAGACATGTAGGTGTGAGATCCAAAGATGGACAGTTATCACCTATACACAGAATAAATGATAAAAGTCTGATCGCTCGGGGCCCGGCCCATCACTAGAATGGGGTTCCCACATCCTCCATTTTGACCGTCCGCAGTGACGGAGTGTGGATGAAATACCAGACGAGCAGGCACAGTGCTACTCTGCTCAATGCCTAAGGGAATGACAAACTGCCATGGACATGCTCAATACGCACTCCATTCACAGATCTCTATACTGTGTTTGCAAAATAAAAATGAACAGGGGTCTCTGACCTTGTTCTAGAGACTGATAACGATCCCAGTGATCACACATTTATCACTTATCCTATGGTTGGGTAACAGGGTCATTCTGGGACAACCCCATTAAAGAGGACCCAGATATCTGTTTTAATAAATAGTTGCATTCCCCATAATCATTTTGGAGCATATTTTAATAGAACTCTTGTGTTCTGCTCctcaattacactggtcaacagcatttttggtgccaaagatatttcatcgaatttagggtatttttggggtgctgattctaaatatgtcatcagttttgccagattggctcaagtttttgagatttttggtatcttatttatagcacttgttggtaaatgcgacgcatcatctcattaatttctttggattagtacttgaactgagcagttctcaatatagttttgtgttaattagtgttctaaaagtttgttcatagcttgatttttgcactaactttatgttgttgtctgttttccagtgaaaagcatgaactcatcaagaagaagttgtcttaacgatccagactcattctgttacatttgtggtgaatacacactgccaaaacatagaagaaacataacagacttcgtaaaaaaaagtgtattttgcctattttggggttaaagttttgggcaccacacatagtgtgcaaagcatgtatcgaattattacgaaaatggagcaaaggacaaagaaaaagcttcaaatttggtgttccaatggtgtggagagagccaaaaaatcatcatgatgactgttatttatggtaaacacaggtacaggcacatcttcacaatgagggacaggccttcttgcagattccatgttactcccattttcgtttcttatgcttattgaatccttgcacttgcactgcacagaaataacagtcatcatgatgattttttggctctctccacaccattggaacaccaaatttgaagctttttctttgtcctttgctccattttcgta
This window harbors:
- the TRMT5 gene encoding tRNA (guanine(37)-N(1))-methyltransferase, encoding MRLIRFFYHSASRLNSYGIVTLSKLEPKQSKARFCERLVFSTCQKLRHSAKMEIKESNEDAGLFTPNPIVRGMVNLDRDAFTKTIQLPVLHIRKDIINKVMKTLKPKLLHRPNLKRIIDDPTDGDIKQVILDPFTVRAEDSFDDRDREIFNQLDISPQVLQVDLQLTYDHFKTDEILEAVLPKGQDVPTSFSRVGHIAHMNLRDHQLPYKNLIGQVILDKNPGITSVVNKTNTIDSTYRNFQMEVLAGEENMMTKVKENSFTYEFDFSKVYWNPRLSTEHDRITGFLKSGDVVFDVFAGVGPFAIPAAKKSCMVYANDLNPESYRWLVHNCKLNKVDRKVQAFNTDGREFIRTVVKDELSKQIKSSPDGKKMLHIVMNLPALALEFLDAFRHLLSEQPHNEVLLPTVHCYGFSKDDNPEKEVKDRVEEMLGATVVVSSIHLVRKVAPNKEMMCISFQLPAEVLFGSQMNNEGEPVPKRLRTEADEGVDNEAKV